In Candidatus Berkelbacteria bacterium, the following are encoded in one genomic region:
- a CDS encoding valine--tRNA ligase translates to MKEIPTRYDHTNELERYEQWERAGDFEPKGSGEPFSIVIPPPNVTGDLHLGHGLSYTTQDVMGRHQRRLGKKVLVLPGADHAAIAVQALVEKKIQKEKGQSRTQLGREAFLKEVLDWIDHYMPRLQQSMRRLGLGADWSRWRFTMDEHSQQAVRTAFVELHKQGLIYRSKYLVNWDPKLQTAVSDDEVNYQEVPGKLYWIKYGPITLATTRPETKFGDTAIAVHPDDHRYKDFVGKEVEVTLVTGEKKTVPVIADDVVDPEFGTGAVKVTPAHDRTDFEIGQRHKLPSIEVIDQYGKLTAVAGKFAGMKAGEARELIAKEMIEMGLMEKVTDYTLRQPISERSGAVIEPRLSTQWFMKTTELKNEAVKAVKSGAIKFHPKSIEKTYSHWFENLHDWCISRQLWWGHAIPAWYCVGTDKGQCKPGCKEPIVALEKPKTCPHCGSNELTQDEDVLDTWFSSGIWPFSTLGWPDKSSEDLKTFFPTDFLMTGADILFFWVARMIMMSQALMKDVPFKAVYFHGLILDESGQKMSKSKGNVLDLMALIDKYGTDAVRMGLLGSSAAGQNQRFSEQKILKYRNFVTKIWNASRFVAEVSDGAKIVKQGELDETEKKFLANLETLERNNLKYFEKFQFNLALDELYEFFWNDFASTLLEYEKSNIRDNASEERTQKAQYVLREALERQLIMIGDFAPYVTDEIKRTMLP, encoded by the coding sequence ATGAAAGAGATACCGACAAGATACGACCACACCAACGAACTCGAACGCTACGAGCAGTGGGAGCGTGCCGGCGATTTTGAGCCTAAAGGCAGCGGCGAACCATTCTCGATCGTTATCCCGCCACCGAACGTCACGGGCGACTTACACCTCGGTCACGGCCTAAGCTACACCACTCAAGACGTCATGGGACGTCATCAGCGCCGCTTGGGCAAAAAGGTCCTAGTTCTGCCAGGCGCCGACCACGCCGCCATCGCCGTTCAAGCCTTGGTGGAGAAAAAGATTCAGAAAGAGAAAGGCCAAAGCCGTACTCAGCTTGGGCGAGAAGCGTTCTTGAAAGAAGTTCTCGATTGGATCGACCACTATATGCCACGCCTCCAGCAATCGATGCGCCGCCTTGGCTTGGGCGCCGATTGGAGCCGGTGGCGATTCACGATGGACGAACACTCCCAACAAGCGGTCAGGACGGCTTTTGTTGAGCTCCATAAACAGGGGCTAATCTACCGCAGTAAGTATTTGGTTAACTGGGACCCCAAATTGCAAACGGCCGTTTCCGACGACGAAGTAAATTATCAAGAAGTGCCGGGCAAGCTCTACTGGATTAAATACGGCCCGATAACGCTTGCTACCACCCGCCCCGAAACCAAGTTCGGCGATACCGCGATCGCCGTTCATCCCGACGATCACCGCTACAAAGATTTTGTCGGCAAAGAAGTTGAAGTGACGCTCGTGACTGGCGAGAAGAAAACGGTGCCAGTTATCGCCGACGACGTAGTGGACCCCGAGTTTGGTACCGGGGCAGTTAAGGTCACGCCGGCTCACGACCGAACCGATTTCGAGATCGGTCAACGTCACAAACTGCCTTCAATCGAAGTCATCGACCAGTACGGTAAGCTGACCGCGGTAGCCGGTAAGTTTGCCGGCATGAAAGCTGGTGAGGCGCGGGAATTGATCGCCAAGGAGATGATAGAGATGGGACTTATGGAGAAGGTCACCGATTACACTTTGCGTCAGCCGATTAGCGAGCGCAGCGGCGCCGTCATTGAGCCCCGCCTCTCGACCCAGTGGTTCATGAAAACAACCGAGCTAAAAAATGAGGCCGTCAAAGCAGTTAAGTCAGGCGCTATCAAATTTCACCCCAAAAGCATTGAGAAAACGTACTCTCACTGGTTCGAAAATCTGCACGACTGGTGCATTAGTCGCCAACTCTGGTGGGGGCATGCGATCCCTGCTTGGTACTGTGTTGGTACTGACAAGGGGCAGTGTAAGCCCGGGTGTAAGGAGCCTATCGTCGCCTTAGAAAAACCGAAGACCTGCCCTCATTGTGGCAGCAATGAGCTGACTCAGGACGAAGACGTGCTCGATACCTGGTTCTCGAGCGGCATCTGGCCGTTCTCAACACTCGGCTGGCCTGACAAGAGCTCAGAGGACCTAAAAACCTTTTTCCCAACCGACTTCCTGATGACTGGGGCTGATATTCTTTTCTTCTGGGTCGCCCGGATGATCATGATGAGCCAGGCTCTAATGAAAGACGTCCCTTTCAAAGCCGTCTACTTTCATGGCCTAATCCTTGACGAGAGCGGTCAGAAGATGAGTAAGAGTAAGGGTAACGTCCTCGATCTAATGGCCTTAATCGACAAATATGGCACCGATGCTGTTCGGATGGGTCTTCTTGGAAGCTCGGCGGCCGGACAGAACCAGCGCTTTAGCGAACAAAAAATCCTAAAGTATCGCAATTTTGTCACCAAAATATGGAACGCCAGCCGTTTCGTAGCCGAGGTCAGCGACGGCGCCAAAATAGTTAAGCAAGGCGAACTCGATGAAACCGAGAAGAAATTCCTGGCAAATCTCGAGACGCTAGAAAGAAACAATCTTAAGTACTTCGAGAAGTTCCAATTCAACCTCGCGCTCGATGAGCTCTACGAGTTCTTCTGGAATGATTTTGCTTCAACGCTACTCGAATACGAGAAATCTAATATCCGCGACAACGCCTCCGAGGAGCGGACCCAGAAAGCTCAATACGTTCTGCGGGAAGCGCTTGAGCGCCAGCTCATTATGATTGGGGATTTTGCGCCTTACGTTACCGACGAGATAAAGCGCACGATGCTTCCATGA
- the tsaD gene encoding tRNA (adenosine(37)-N6)-threonylcarbamoyltransferase complex transferase subunit TsaD, which yields MRILAIETSCDETAAALIEAQNFQPVIHTNVIASQIDVHAETGGVVPNTAARLHTENLPRVLHEATKAKRLDYDAVAVTVGPGLVGCLLVGMSAAKTIAMAKKLPFFAINHLEGHIYSAWLEQKAPPELPALIIIVSGGHTDLVLMERHLYYQHLGRTRDDAAGEAFDKVARLLGLPYPGGPALSELAIHGDELAFPFPISLNEQDSLEFSFSGLKGAVAHQVAKLPDPLPRHTAADIAASFQKTVSETIKRKMLRALQENPGVKTVCLVGGVAANKHLRHSLEHALNQEQPQIRFVVPDFKYCTDNAAMIGAAAVYHHLFGRADDWASVEADPNLELGIG from the coding sequence ATGCGAATCTTGGCGATCGAAACTAGCTGCGACGAGACCGCCGCAGCGCTAATTGAGGCGCAAAACTTTCAGCCGGTTATCCACACCAACGTCATTGCCTCGCAGATTGACGTTCACGCTGAGACCGGTGGAGTAGTCCCTAACACGGCGGCTCGACTTCACACCGAAAACCTACCGCGCGTTTTGCACGAAGCGACCAAAGCCAAGCGCTTGGACTACGACGCTGTCGCCGTTACCGTTGGGCCTGGTCTAGTTGGCTGCTTACTGGTTGGCATGAGCGCGGCGAAAACCATCGCTATGGCGAAGAAATTACCGTTTTTTGCGATTAACCACCTAGAAGGTCACATCTACTCAGCTTGGCTCGAGCAGAAGGCCCCGCCGGAATTGCCGGCACTCATCATTATCGTTTCCGGAGGACATACTGACCTGGTTTTGATGGAGCGTCACCTTTACTACCAACATCTTGGCCGAACGCGTGACGACGCAGCGGGTGAGGCTTTTGACAAAGTTGCCCGCTTACTTGGTTTACCGTACCCGGGCGGTCCGGCGTTAAGTGAGCTGGCGATTCACGGCGATGAGTTGGCTTTTCCGTTTCCCATTTCACTGAATGAACAGGACTCGCTCGAGTTCTCTTTCTCTGGCCTTAAGGGCGCCGTGGCGCATCAGGTCGCCAAACTCCCCGACCCTTTGCCGCGCCATACCGCAGCTGACATTGCCGCAAGTTTTCAAAAAACTGTCTCGGAAACGATTAAGCGCAAGATGCTACGGGCCTTGCAGGAAAATCCGGGCGTCAAAACCGTCTGCCTTGTCGGTGGTGTCGCCGCCAATAAACACTTGCGCCATTCGCTTGAGCATGCCTTGAACCAAGAACAGCCACAAATAAGATTCGTTGTGCCCGATTTTAAATACTGTACCGACAACGCCGCCATGATCGGCGCGGCGGCGGTTTATCACCATCTCTTTGGCCGAGCGGATGACTGGGCTAGTGTTGAGGCTGATCCTAACCTAGAATTAGGTATTGGATGA
- a CDS encoding peptidoglycan bridge formation glycyltransferase FemA/FemB family protein, translating to MIKSLFQTKPWGEFKEKFGWKAESTSGLIGLERTIGFGKSLLYFPELPLNEQTAGLIDEIKTGKRPTGRIFSRFEFLELWTSERAKQLLETGLVKAFEDVQPDYRQWVVLDKSEAELLKDMRPKGRYNIKVAERHKLKVEWGTEPEKLESFVRLYQGTAKRTGFSGRGDEYFRALVATLNECELGEVVTVSHEGEVLSAAIIAYYGGVASYLYGGSGGDRALMAPYLMHWEAIKRAKKKGCAIYDLLAIAPPGEEKHIHAGLTRFKTQFGGQSVRMLGSWDLVHNRLWYRLYRFAETRRRRAI from the coding sequence GTGATTAAATCCCTTTTTCAAACAAAACCGTGGGGCGAGTTCAAAGAGAAGTTCGGCTGGAAGGCCGAAAGTACTAGTGGGCTAATTGGCTTGGAAAGAACTATCGGCTTCGGCAAGAGCCTGCTTTATTTCCCGGAGCTGCCGCTAAACGAGCAGACTGCAGGTTTAATCGATGAGATAAAGACTGGCAAAAGGCCAACGGGGAGAATTTTCAGTCGCTTTGAGTTCTTGGAATTATGGACGTCGGAACGAGCCAAGCAGCTCTTGGAGACGGGTCTTGTGAAGGCGTTTGAGGATGTTCAGCCGGATTACCGGCAGTGGGTCGTTCTCGACAAGTCAGAGGCCGAGCTTTTGAAGGATATGAGGCCTAAAGGGCGCTATAACATCAAAGTTGCCGAACGGCACAAATTGAAAGTGGAGTGGGGTACTGAACCAGAAAAGTTGGAGTCGTTCGTGCGCCTCTACCAAGGGACGGCGAAGCGAACGGGTTTTTCTGGCAGGGGCGACGAGTATTTTCGAGCCCTCGTAGCGACTTTAAATGAGTGCGAGTTGGGGGAAGTAGTAACTGTCAGCCATGAGGGCGAGGTCCTGTCGGCGGCGATAATTGCCTATTACGGCGGCGTTGCTAGTTACCTTTACGGAGGAAGCGGCGGCGACCGGGCGTTGATGGCCCCGTACCTCATGCACTGGGAGGCGATAAAGCGCGCGAAGAAGAAGGGTTGCGCCATCTACGACCTGCTGGCGATCGCCCCGCCTGGTGAGGAAAAGCATATTCACGCCGGGCTGACCCGTTTCAAGACTCAATTTGGCGGTCAGTCTGTCCGGATGCTTGGATCCTGGGACTTGGTTCATAACAGGTTATGGTATAGACTGTACAGGTTCGCTGAAACTAGACGTAGGAGAGCAATCTAA
- a CDS encoding UDP-N-acetylmuramoyl-L-alanyl-D-glutamate--2,6-diaminopimelate ligase, which translates to MFNKRALRRLAPDWLINFYHLSRGVLACYYYGNPSKSLRVIGVTGTNGKTTTCHLITSVLEADGRKVGMATTVSFKIGRELTENNLKMTTASPFLIQKLLRDMVKAGIKDVVLEVTSIGLVQHRLWGINFQTAVFTNLTHDHLDYHGSMERYRRAKEQLFSRRPTLSVINVDDPAAEHFIRHTANKTLTYSVKNRADLMAKKIYARPGGTDFVLLAGSRQATINLPLPGTFNVYNALAAAAVGLGLEVPLERVVDGLRQVQPVPGRMEVIEAGQAFTAIVDYAHTPDAMLKVYETVKPTVRGKLIVVFGATGRRDKAKRPILGALAGKFADYVVLTTDDPYDEDPHAIIDEVAEGVPRGRPRRGGRPRINRESEIPIKYKDSGEDIWWWRLPDRREAIAKACELARPQDVILVLGKGAEKVMVVGDPKSSTGYKFIPWSDRQVLEELLVKYQIG; encoded by the coding sequence ATGTTCAACAAGCGGGCCCTCAGGCGCCTGGCGCCAGACTGGCTCATCAATTTTTACCACCTCAGTCGTGGCGTTTTGGCGTGCTACTACTACGGCAATCCGAGCAAGAGCTTACGGGTCATTGGCGTTACCGGCACTAACGGCAAGACCACAACTTGCCATTTAATCACTTCAGTCCTGGAAGCGGACGGTCGCAAAGTGGGCATGGCAACAACAGTTAGCTTTAAGATTGGCCGTGAGCTGACGGAAAATAACCTTAAAATGACAACAGCCAGCCCGTTTCTAATTCAAAAATTACTGCGCGATATGGTTAAGGCCGGCATTAAAGACGTTGTGCTGGAAGTTACCTCAATTGGTCTCGTGCAACACCGTTTGTGGGGAATCAATTTTCAGACGGCAGTTTTCACTAACTTGACCCACGACCACCTGGATTATCACGGCTCAATGGAGCGTTACCGCCGCGCTAAGGAACAACTTTTCTCGCGTCGCCCAACCCTATCGGTGATCAATGTTGACGACCCGGCGGCGGAACATTTCATCCGCCACACCGCCAATAAAACCCTAACTTATAGCGTCAAAAACCGAGCCGACCTAATGGCGAAGAAAATTTACGCCCGGCCTGGCGGCACCGACTTTGTTTTGCTGGCTGGCTCGCGTCAGGCAACTATCAACCTCCCGCTGCCCGGAACCTTCAACGTCTATAACGCCCTCGCCGCCGCCGCGGTTGGATTAGGCCTAGAAGTGCCGCTCGAGCGGGTTGTCGACGGCCTGCGACAGGTTCAGCCGGTGCCTGGCCGAATGGAAGTTATTGAAGCCGGCCAAGCGTTTACGGCAATTGTTGACTACGCTCACACCCCGGACGCGATGCTCAAAGTCTACGAGACGGTCAAGCCGACAGTGCGCGGCAAACTTATTGTGGTTTTTGGCGCCACTGGTAGGCGCGATAAGGCCAAGCGGCCGATACTCGGGGCTTTGGCCGGCAAATTTGCCGACTACGTCGTTTTGACGACCGACGATCCGTACGATGAGGACCCGCACGCGATTATCGATGAAGTTGCTGAAGGTGTGCCGCGAGGGCGCCCGCGACGTGGCGGCCGGCCACGGATTAACCGAGAGAGCGAGATACCTATTAAGTATAAAGACTCTGGTGAAGATATCTGGTGGTGGCGTCTTCCCGACCGACGCGAGGCCATTGCTAAAGCTTGTGAGCTGGCTCGGCCGCAGGACGTAATATTGGTCCTCGGCAAAGGGGCGGAAAAAGTCATGGTTGTCGGCGACCCGAAATCGAGCACTGGCTACAAGTTTATCCCGTGGTCCGACCGGCAGGTATTGGAAGAGCTTCTGGTTAAATACCAGATAGGGTAA
- the polA gene encoding DNA polymerase I, translated as MAHSEKILLLDANALIHRSYHALPPLTTPKGEQVNAVFGFATALLKAIKDEKPDYVVACFDVGKETFRNEIYGGYKAHRKETDEALTLQIPRVREIVEVLNIPLFAQKGVEADDLIGSLTKIAADQGLQSIIVTGDNDALQLVNGSTSVYSLRRGVTDTLTYNRQTVFEKMGIFPEQIVDYKALAGDSSDNIPGAPGIGPKTAVELLQKYRTLDNVYEHFEELKERTRQILTDNKETVMMSRKLGEIKCDLDIALDLKAADVANFDFTKVVTLFHELDFKSLLSKLPQGSLATTQGELFGTKQPKATRIEPSLPYEAVTSMARWRELQAVLTKQPRLVIDTETVTFDDELIGVAFAWGDSQAAYLPLAPAYPGGLPIEDVRSSLQAVLGSPEIKKIGHNLKYDLAALRRAGFTAKNVWFDTMLASQLVNTQLYSHGLDALAFSELGLRKIPTSQILDGKKNGLMTDASLEDLAAYACEDVIVTWRLWEKLFPSLEEVSLKRVFYEIEMPLVPVLTEMELVGIKIDRQYLEKLRGKLVKDLAKIEIGIRKLAGRDFNVASPSQLQEILFTDLKLPATGIKKIKSGYSTDADSLLKLRGAHPIIQQILEYRELAKLLNTYVETLPKMTDDAGRLHTSFGQIGAATGRLSSNNPNLQNIPIRSEPGTQVRRAFVAERGKVLLGIDYSQIELRILAHLCEDPDLIEAFHKGDDFHAAVAESLGVDRRAAKAINFGIIFGLGANALANDLGISSNEARQFIDSYFKAFPGVAKFIEKMKQQARDQGYVSTIYGRRRYLPDIHAPNMMLRSAAERMAMNMPIQGTEADIMKLAMVEVAAKLPKGASMLLQIHDELLFEVEPEAVEGVATLVKDIMGSVVELKVPLTVDVKTGPNWADLKPLSAED; from the coding sequence ATGGCTCATTCGGAAAAAATTCTCCTCCTAGACGCCAATGCCTTAATCCACCGGTCTTATCACGCTCTGCCACCGCTAACGACGCCGAAAGGTGAACAAGTCAACGCCGTTTTTGGCTTCGCCACGGCCTTACTTAAAGCCATTAAGGACGAAAAACCGGATTACGTCGTTGCCTGTTTTGATGTTGGCAAAGAAACCTTCCGCAACGAGATATATGGCGGCTACAAGGCGCACCGCAAGGAGACTGACGAAGCTCTAACGCTGCAAATTCCCCGAGTGAGAGAGATCGTCGAAGTTTTAAACATCCCATTATTTGCCCAGAAGGGCGTTGAGGCGGACGACCTGATCGGTAGCTTGACGAAAATCGCTGCCGACCAAGGGCTCCAGTCGATCATCGTGACTGGGGATAACGACGCGCTCCAGCTCGTGAACGGCTCAACTTCTGTCTACAGTCTTCGGCGCGGCGTGACTGACACGCTGACCTACAACCGTCAAACCGTCTTTGAAAAGATGGGAATTTTCCCCGAGCAGATCGTTGACTATAAAGCTTTAGCCGGAGACTCTTCGGACAACATCCCCGGCGCGCCCGGCATCGGCCCCAAAACCGCCGTTGAGCTACTCCAAAAGTACCGGACCCTCGACAATGTTTATGAGCATTTCGAGGAGCTTAAAGAGCGTACCCGGCAGATTTTAACCGACAATAAAGAGACGGTAATGATGAGCCGAAAACTCGGAGAGATTAAATGCGATCTTGATATCGCCCTCGACCTTAAAGCCGCTGATGTGGCCAATTTTGATTTCACCAAAGTCGTGACCTTGTTCCACGAGCTCGATTTCAAGTCACTCTTGTCCAAGTTACCTCAAGGAAGCTTAGCGACGACCCAGGGCGAACTCTTTGGCACAAAACAACCTAAAGCCACGCGAATTGAGCCCAGCCTACCGTACGAAGCGGTTACGTCTATGGCGCGTTGGCGCGAGTTGCAAGCGGTTCTTACGAAACAGCCCCGCCTCGTGATCGATACCGAGACGGTCACTTTTGACGACGAGCTGATTGGTGTCGCTTTTGCTTGGGGAGATAGCCAAGCAGCCTATCTACCGCTCGCACCAGCATATCCTGGGGGCTTACCGATTGAGGATGTTCGCAGCTCGCTCCAGGCGGTGCTCGGCAGCCCTGAGATAAAAAAGATCGGCCATAACCTGAAGTATGACCTAGCGGCGTTGCGCCGCGCTGGCTTCACGGCCAAGAACGTCTGGTTCGACACCATGCTCGCTTCGCAGCTGGTGAATACGCAACTTTACAGCCACGGCCTAGACGCCTTAGCGTTCTCCGAACTGGGCCTCCGTAAGATCCCAACCAGCCAAATTCTCGACGGTAAAAAGAACGGCCTCATGACCGACGCTTCGCTTGAAGACCTGGCGGCGTATGCCTGTGAAGACGTTATTGTCACCTGGCGACTCTGGGAGAAGCTCTTCCCGAGCCTGGAAGAAGTCAGTCTAAAGCGGGTTTTCTATGAGATTGAGATGCCGCTCGTGCCGGTACTGACCGAGATGGAGCTAGTCGGTATCAAGATAGACAGGCAATACCTGGAAAAATTACGCGGCAAATTGGTTAAAGACTTGGCGAAAATCGAGATAGGTATTCGCAAATTAGCCGGTCGTGATTTCAACGTCGCCTCGCCCTCACAGCTGCAGGAGATATTGTTTACCGACCTAAAGCTCCCAGCGACAGGCATCAAGAAGATTAAGAGCGGTTACTCAACGGACGCCGACTCTTTACTGAAATTGCGCGGCGCCCACCCAATAATCCAACAAATATTGGAGTACAGAGAGCTTGCCAAACTTTTGAACACCTATGTGGAAACGCTACCGAAGATGACCGACGACGCAGGCAGGCTGCATACTTCGTTCGGACAAATTGGTGCCGCGACCGGACGGCTCAGTTCAAATAACCCAAATTTGCAGAATATCCCCATTCGTAGCGAGCCTGGTACCCAGGTCAGGCGGGCATTTGTGGCCGAGAGGGGCAAGGTCTTACTCGGCATCGATTACTCGCAGATTGAGCTTCGTATATTAGCGCACTTGTGTGAAGACCCAGATCTCATTGAAGCTTTTCATAAAGGCGATGATTTTCACGCCGCTGTCGCTGAATCGCTCGGCGTCGACCGGCGGGCGGCCAAAGCGATCAACTTCGGCATAATCTTTGGCCTTGGCGCTAACGCTCTAGCCAATGACCTTGGAATCAGCTCGAATGAAGCGCGGCAGTTTATTGACAGTTACTTCAAGGCCTTCCCGGGCGTTGCTAAATTCATCGAGAAGATGAAGCAGCAGGCTCGTGACCAAGGCTATGTCTCAACAATCTACGGCCGCCGCCGCTACTTACCAGATATTCACGCGCCGAACATGATGTTGCGGAGTGCTGCCGAACGGATGGCGATGAACATGCCGATCCAGGGCACCGAGGCCGACATCATGAAACTAGCGATGGTCGAGGTCGCCGCGAAGCTGCCAAAAGGAGCGTCGATGCTCCTGCAGATTCACGATGAGTTACTTTTCGAGGTTGAACCCGAGGCTGTTGAGGGAGTTGCCACGCTCGTTAAAGACATAATGGGTAGCGTTGTCGAGCTGAAAGTGCCGCTTACCGTTGACGTAAAAACCGGCCCAAACTGGGCCGACTTGAAACCCTTGTCCGCTGAGGACTAA
- a CDS encoding DUF2207 domain-containing protein yields MGGDSVLGALFKSVGFYSKSFSFFLVLAVVGLGWIYFQPLQADEVVSNQPQASESNYDIVVRMIEDGSFYIGNEKLDIETVSGEQTYRYRYQVIDRPKQELEFLSLAVLLPKPLPEASIGHRFITNGGATSVESSLVDPQTLVFSAASIGTQAQLTFEVEVPKSYVTTTALRALQNKLLNLPPIVWTSLSIALPLLTVLLLLLIGLARTRKIPTEHLGTIEDPPSRLSPALLGILMRGKLGSREIAATLLDLARRGHLVIHHVSNNDFRFSRRPSADRLEDFEAVMLDQIFGPVSERTSSEEISFALAQELFSRRLSEAFILAYQKINNLGYFYTNPLTLHRRYQFAAILLFIIGLAGFFTNLIIFTHLQLFLLFWLGMLVSALLIYSFSHNLPARTVFGDRELAKWLVFGRYLTSADPINFAAHNQEKYLAYLPYAVVMESEVEWTRRYYELPFTQPSWYICARITTIDEFANKIFPLFGYLSHTLAVSAQPAAR; encoded by the coding sequence ATGGGGGGAGATAGCGTCTTAGGCGCTTTATTCAAATCAGTCGGCTTTTACTCGAAGTCATTTTCGTTTTTCCTAGTTTTGGCTGTGGTCGGTTTAGGTTGGATTTACTTTCAGCCGCTGCAAGCTGACGAAGTGGTAAGTAATCAGCCACAGGCAAGCGAATCAAACTATGACATCGTTGTCCGGATGATTGAAGATGGGAGTTTCTATATTGGCAACGAGAAGCTTGATATTGAGACAGTGTCCGGCGAACAAACCTACCGCTATCGTTACCAGGTAATTGACCGGCCGAAACAGGAGTTGGAATTTCTGAGCCTGGCGGTGTTACTGCCAAAGCCGTTGCCGGAGGCATCAATTGGTCACCGTTTTATCACTAACGGCGGTGCAACTTCCGTCGAGAGCAGCCTAGTTGACCCACAAACGCTAGTTTTTTCAGCCGCTAGTATCGGTACTCAGGCGCAGCTAACCTTCGAGGTTGAGGTACCGAAGTCGTACGTCACCACAACGGCGCTAAGGGCCCTGCAGAATAAACTGCTGAACTTGCCGCCAATTGTTTGGACCAGTCTCTCGATCGCCTTACCGCTACTGACTGTCCTACTACTACTGCTGATCGGTCTGGCTCGTACGAGGAAAATTCCGACAGAACATCTGGGTACGATAGAGGATCCACCAAGCCGTTTAAGCCCGGCGCTACTTGGTATTCTGATGCGCGGCAAACTTGGCAGCCGGGAGATCGCCGCCACGCTGCTAGATCTAGCTCGGCGCGGGCACTTGGTGATACACCACGTGTCAAATAACGATTTTCGTTTTTCGCGGCGTCCTTCGGCCGACCGGCTAGAAGATTTTGAAGCAGTAATGCTGGATCAGATCTTCGGCCCAGTTTCAGAACGGACCAGTTCCGAGGAAATCAGCTTTGCTTTAGCACAAGAGCTATTCAGCCGACGTCTTAGCGAAGCGTTTATCTTGGCCTACCAAAAAATAAATAACCTTGGCTATTTCTACACTAACCCGTTGACGCTGCACCGTCGTTACCAATTCGCTGCAATTCTCCTCTTTATAATCGGCCTGGCGGGCTTCTTCACCAATCTAATAATCTTTACCCACCTGCAGCTCTTCCTGCTGTTCTGGCTTGGCATGTTGGTGTCGGCGTTATTAATCTATAGCTTCTCGCATAATTTACCGGCGCGGACAGTTTTTGGTGATAGAGAGCTTGCTAAGTGGCTGGTTTTTGGCCGATACCTGACGAGCGCCGACCCGATAAACTTTGCTGCTCACAACCAAGAAAAATACCTCGCCTACCTGCCTTACGCAGTCGTCATGGAATCAGAGGTGGAATGGACCAGGCGTTACTACGAGCTGCCATTTACGCAGCCTAGCTGGTACATCTGTGCTCGAATCACAACAATTGATGAGTTCGCCAATAAAATCTTCCCGCTTTTTGGCTACCTGTCGCACACGCTTGCTGTTAGCGCTCAACCAGCAGCGCGCTAA
- the lepB gene encoding signal peptidase I: MQSGKFLGASATFFEVTKYLIFGIAAIIVLFALVGVPLFVEGKSMEPNFETGEMVIIERISYWGAKAIKRGDVVAATFPGDPKHTRLIKRVVGLPGETISAHEGKLTVNGAELSEPYKPRLGEPPYQELSAVALENDEYFLAGDNRPGSSDSRLWGAVARADIQGRASFVIWPLGAMRYVDRL; the protein is encoded by the coding sequence ATGCAGTCGGGAAAATTTCTAGGAGCTTCGGCAACTTTTTTTGAGGTTACAAAATACCTAATTTTTGGTATCGCGGCCATTATCGTTTTATTCGCTCTGGTTGGCGTGCCACTCTTCGTTGAAGGTAAAAGTATGGAGCCTAATTTCGAGACTGGTGAGATGGTCATCATCGAACGAATCAGCTATTGGGGAGCGAAAGCCATTAAGCGTGGCGATGTAGTTGCCGCAACTTTTCCTGGCGACCCGAAACACACGCGGCTCATCAAGCGCGTTGTCGGCCTTCCCGGGGAAACTATCAGTGCGCACGAAGGCAAACTAACCGTTAACGGTGCAGAACTATCTGAGCCATATAAACCTAGACTCGGCGAACCTCCTTACCAAGAGCTGAGCGCGGTAGCTCTGGAAAACGACGAGTACTTTTTGGCCGGCGATAACCGACCAGGCAGTAGCGACTCCAGGCTTTGGGGCGCGGTAGCGCGAGCGGACATCCAGGGCCGGGCCAGCTTTGTCATCTGGCCTCTCGGCGCTATGCGCTACGTCGACCGTCTCTAG
- a CDS encoding 30S ribosomal protein S20, producing the protein MPISKSAKKALRVQEKKTEVNRRRKAVLKVALKSASAETLARTFSLIDKSAKWGIIAANKASRLKSRLSKEIGTSGKAKPSSEKAPATKKPVAKKAVAKSKTSKAKQ; encoded by the coding sequence ATGCCTATAAGTAAAAGTGCCAAGAAGGCACTACGTGTTCAAGAAAAAAAGACAGAGGTTAACCGCCGTCGCAAGGCGGTGCTTAAAGTTGCCTTGAAATCCGCTTCTGCCGAGACACTGGCTCGAACTTTCTCCTTAATCGACAAGTCAGCCAAATGGGGAATCATTGCCGCTAACAAAGCCTCCCGCTTGAAATCCCGCCTCAGTAAAGAGATCGGCACTTCCGGCAAGGCTAAGCCATCGAGCGAAAAAGCTCCGGCGACTAAAAAGCCCGTTGCCAAAAAGGCTGTCGCCAAGTCCAAAACCTCCAAAGCTAAGCAGTAA